Proteins encoded within one genomic window of Triticum aestivum cultivar Chinese Spring chromosome 2D, IWGSC CS RefSeq v2.1, whole genome shotgun sequence:
- the LOC123051255 gene encoding probable aquaporin PIP2-6, whose product MAKEVSEEPEHAAPAHKDYSDPPPAPLFDMGELRMWSFYRAIIAEFVATLLFLYITVATVIGYKVQSAADPCGGVGVLGIAWAFGGMIFVLVYCTAGISGGHINPAVTFGLLLARKVSLLRAVMYIVAQCAGGIVGAGIVKGIMKDAYQANGGGANMVASGFSRGTALGAEIVGTFVLVYTVFSATDPKRSARDSHVPVLAPLPIGFAVFMVHLATIPITGTGINPARSLGAAVIYNKKAAWDNHWIFWVGPFVGALAAAAYHQYILRAAAIKALGSFRSSRSN is encoded by the exons ATGGCCAAGGAGGTGAGCGAGGAGCCGGAGCACGCCGCGCCGGCGCACAAGGACTACTCcgacccgccgccggcgccgctctTCGACATGGGGGAGCTCCGGATGTGGTCCTTCTACCGGGCCATCATCGCCGAGTTCGTCGCCACGCTGCTCTTCCTCTACATCACCGTCGCCACCGTCATCGGCTACAAGGTGCAGTCGGCGGCCGACCCGTGCGGCGGCGTCGGCGTGCTCGGCATCGCCTGGGCCTTCGGCGGCATGATCTTCGTCCTCGTCTACTGCACCGCCGGCATCTCGGGCGGCCACATCAACCCGGCCGTCACCTTCGGGCTCCTCCTGGCGCGCAAGGTGTCGCTGCTACGCGCGGTGATGTACATCGTGGCGCAGTGCGCGGGCGGCATCGTGGGCGCCGGCATCGTCAAGGGCATCATGAAGGACGCGTACCAGGCCAACGGCGGCGGCGCCAACATGGTGGCCTCCGGCTTCTCCCGCGGCACCGCGCTGGGGGCGGAGATCGTCGGCACCTTCGTGCTCGTCTACACCGTCTTCTCCGCCACCGACCCCAAGCGCAGCGCCCGCGACTCGCACGTCCCCGTGCTGGCGCCGCTCCCCATCGGGTTCGCGGTCTTCATGGTGCACCTCGCCACCATCCCCATCACCGGCACCGGCATCAACCCCGCCAGGAGCCTCGGCGCCGCCGTCATCTACAACAAGAAGGCCGCATGGGACAACCAC TGGATCTTCTGGGTCGGCCCGTTCGTGggagcgctggcggcggcggcgtaccACCAGTACATCCTCCGGGCGGCGGCCATCAAGGCGCTCGGCTCCTTCCGGAGCAGCCGGAGCAACTGA